In Citrus sinensis cultivar Valencia sweet orange chromosome 3, DVS_A1.0, whole genome shotgun sequence, the sequence ACTGTGATTATTAAGATTTCATGATATATTTTAACACCAAGGTTAGCCACTGTAAATTCAGGATCATGGTGCATTGGTGCTTGTTTAGGGTGATTGTAAAACCACTGCTAATTTGGAGTGAAAATTCGGATGAGTTTGGTATCTGTTaaggaaaaatggaaaaaaggaagaaaaagaaattcaaggcTTAGGAGAGCTCAAATAGGAAAAATATAAGCAAGTcgaaaaaatatctaaaataaatcattaattgaagattttgagaaaaaaaaattgatcattcagaataaacaaataatgaagTAATggttcaaaatatatcttattaCTTTCTATATTATAAGAATTCCTCTTGTCCTTGATGTTTCTCTATAAACACAATGCGAGTGTGTATCTATGAAGACACTCGAACTCTCTTttcagttttatattttttgaatttcttaaaTTCGGATTTGGTTGTCCCTCTTACTAGAAAATGGGCAAATGTCCTTTCTCGATCCTTTTGGCCACTATTTATAGATTAATGGAGGCAGACTTGGCaagagatttttattttagatctGAATCTCCATCGTCCAATTCCTATATTTTACTTTCCATCGTTAGATTTATAATCATTTTCTGTTTTGATACTGCTTTTGGCATGTGACTTTGTTTTGCTTTGGTTCGGGGCTGGAATATCTTTGTTTGTTTATGGATGTATGTCGTAATATTTCTGAACACATAGTGCAATGTAAGTGACTATATATTTTGATACttctaataacaataattagatatttaaaatttctactcaatttgggttttttttaCTGTGAATGAAtacaagttttattaattgttaattaataaatgtgaATATCGCAATAAACAAGATCTTTCTTCTTGACTGCCTAATTTTGGactattttcttaattaattcttgtatttttaaaaattatccaaaatattcatgCAGTTAGTACAACAACAACTGTTGAATCTAACTTTTTAAGGGTAAAGTTAGATTGTAGTTTCATATAATctgagaatttttattaaattttacttaattattcaaaccaataaaatattaaaaaatagagaataattaaataaaatttaacgaAAATAGATACAtaacacaaaattttattttttaaaattaaaagattaacgggataattaactcaatttttaaaattaaattagcatTTAATCCAGAGTGTTTTTAAGTTGATTATactttctaaaaattaaaaattaaaaaataattcctaAATGCCGAGGCTTCATGTTCCAATGCCTCAAGGCAAATCTTTGCGATCGACCTCTTGGAGGATTCCAATCATCCTTGAATTATGCTCACACGCTTTCGAAAGTAAATGAAGTCaattaagtttaaattaaatcattctctTCAGTTGAAAGTTACACATGTTGACTTAATGAACCGTTCAAACGGACAAGCTACTATTCTATATACAATTAAACAGCTCTACAGTATGTGAATAGAAGAAAAAACAGCATATCACGACAACGCTTTTTTGTAAGAATTGTATTGTTTGAACGCACAATTTCGCGTAAAATTCTTGTGGAGCCCGTGGTAGGTTCTTTGAGTGCCCGTGACACATCGATCCAGAAAGCAACCTCCATAAGGAATTACAAAGGACATGCCAAGATGGAAGTTACTATTAATTCACAATTCAAATACATATGAGAACAAGTCTAATTTTGCTTAAAGAAAGATTCATTGGCTTCTTTGTGTGGCTATGTTTTGTCCTTAACAACAACGGaactaatattttcaattttcctaTTATACACCTTCTGTTTCTATAATTCTTGTAGGAAATTAAGAAGTTCCCAAGTAATTAAGGAACATAGAAAAGATTGATGTTAATAAGTGATATctagaaaaaagattttgttttgatcCTTTTTGTACTCTGGTCTCagccataataataattggcCTAATTAAGTGAATGGAAGATGGAATAGCCAGAAGATTCTGTTAGTATTCAGTGagaatgaaatgaaatgatatAATCTCCATCTAGGGGAAAATGACTAAAAGATGATGTCTCAATCTAGGGGAAAATGACTAAAGGATGTTATCTCAATCTAGGGGAAAATGACTGAGTGTTACGCAAGCATTTGTAATCATCTCAGCTGATCGAATGGGTAAAAGACACCACGGCATTCAAGACTTGCGCAAATGGACAGTTTCATCCTTATCGTTTTAGAAATATAGATAATTAGAATCTAGCGtcttaaaaataacattttgtCAATCCAATTAATCAGTGCCTTTCATCTATTTATATGGTGATAATAAACCTGTTAATGTATTATGATATTcacaagattattaaaatataatgctCTAATCTCTATTCAGattagtaaaatttacaaattgatCAGGAAATCtgaatgtttatttttagaatcGTGAGAGTTACGTTTAGCCGTCCACTTCTAAAATTGCGCAAGCCTAACTATTTGTTAGAATGTAAGTTTTAGTACAACCAGCAGACTCTTGATTATAAACCAAATACAACAAGCCATTTATAATATGTGCTAGATAGATCCACAGACTGAGGCTAGGGCAGGAACATGGCAATTTGCCGATCCCCACCTCACAAACATCCAAAAATTTGTCTGAAAATCTCTCTCTGCCAGCTAAACTTCAAGAGTACACATGGGTGCCTGTAGGttattgtttggttatttattatcaattgtTACATCAATGCAACCGACTGATGCTCCCTGAATCCTATAAAAACCCCGTCCCCCTTAACAAATCCCCACAACAATCTCAAATACTAGTACTACTATATCATAACGGAAAAGCTAGTGGCTAGGATTTAAGAGATGGGTTCAAAAACCTCAGCTTCACTTGCTCTCTTTCTTGCAGTCAACATTCTCTTTTTTGCCCTAGTCACTGCCTGTGGCTCTTGCCCTTCTCCTAAACCAAAACCCAAGCCAAAGCCAACTCCCAGCCCGTCAGGGGCTTCCTGCCCAAGAGATGCCCTTAAACTAGGTGTATGCGCCAACGTGCTTAATGGTTTGCTTAATGTCACTATTGGCACACCCCCGGTACAACCATGCTGCACTCTTATTCAAGGCCTTGCTGATCTTGAGGCAGCTGTTTGCCTTTGCACTGCCATCAAAGCGAACATTTTGGGCATCAACCTTAATATCCCGCTTTCACTCAGCCTTCTTTTGAACGTCTGTTCAAAGAGTGTGCCCCGTGGTTTCCAGTGTGCTTAATGATGATCATATATTTCTGTATCTTcgtctttaatttaatttacaggtTCTGGGATTATGAGTTCTGCACGGTAATGTGTGTTACTGGTAATTTCtgttgtttaataatttttcatacaGGTGGTTTGATTGCGAGATGACAGTGAATAAGTCTGATTTGTTTACCTTGGTGGTGgtgttttctttattatgtatttttcatttaacagaAGATGAATTACTCGTTTGTCTCGAAGCATATATATGTCCAAACTTTTGctgcaaaaattttattcttaattttaagtttgCAGTGAATCTGTGATTAATTGCATGTCACTTAAGatgttatttttagtttaatgaATAGGCGATCTTTGCCCGTTTCTCTTCATTTACTGCATAGTTTCTGAAAACCCTAGTTACAGGTCTTGAAAGGAGCAACCTCCAATCCAAATTAAAAACGGAGGAGTTGAGTAATACAGAAAGgccaaaagagaaagaagaaagaacgTACAATATATTATGTGGTGTCTTGGTTACAGCATTCATATTCCATAGCACAGCTATACTGTCCATGCATGcagagaaacaaaaatttccaTCAAAGATTTCACTTTGATGTTTGGAATTAAAGCATCATTATCTTCAGTATAGAAAGTGTTTGTTGTTGAAAGAAGTAAAAGCACTATTTTCAAAAACCTAAACTATTATCATCATCCAAGTAATTACTTAACtctttattttgaaaacttatatataagatatataaaaaagaagaagaagaagaaaaaagtcgCTTTAAGTATCTTATCACGGTTGATGATTACATATGTATGCTTTATGCCATTATCACATCAGTTACCGCTTTGATATTCACTGCCTTGTTGCATGATTGCCTAGATATGGCAGAAGGAATCACAAATGTACACATCAAGGCCTTGTAAAATCAatacataatacaatatatatcTCTTGGCTTTCTTGGCttaccaagaaaaaaaaaatccttttaaagaaGGTTCTGGATTTAATCCTGGACGAATGTGAAAGACTTTTAATCCTTAAAGCTCAATTTAGATATTTGTTCATGTTCGGTACGAAACGAGgaaattttcaacaaaaaaaaacaaaacaaaacaagaaaaaatgtaaatagtGGTCGCATATCAACACATGTatgcataaattaaatatatctactaattacaaaataatttttaaaataaatatacatatatcatacatatattaaataagGACATGGCTACGATGCAGAAGCTGCAAGTAACGGCTACGAACTTTCCCATTTCCATCACCTTGGGACCTCTTTCTCTCCCTCTAGCACCCGTGGAAGTTCCCCATTGGCTGCTGTTACTTACAGAAGCCGTAACATAGACTTCtccattaaataaatataatattacttttagaattaaaagttGATGGTGGTTATTCAAAAAAGTTGACATTAATTGCGCGAATAGAACTCTAAATGATGGCAATTTGCACTGATCGGATTATCAGAACGTCTCGATCAATGTTGCATTCAGTGTCGTTTAGTGGTTGACATTACTCTGTTAATGGGCCATGGAATTTTTATAAAGCTATGGCAATCGCCAGCCGAATCAAGCCCGTGACTGACAATTATCGGGTAATACGGGAAcatggaaaaaagaagaaaaatgaagctCTTTTGGTTAACTTTTATCACTGCATGAAAAGGAATAGATTTCATGCCCTTACTGATTGAATTCCACCAACTGATTTCGTGAGGATTCAAGGAATGAATCATGGTGATCATCTAAACGTGTTGAATACTTTCTTGCAGCCAGTAATGATGAGAAAAAGATTTGTCAAATCGTACagcaacaaacaaaaatataacgTAAAATATAGGATAATATGTGATGagtgataattttatcttaaataatGCAGCTTGTAAtgtattattcattaaatggatagtaaaattaatattaagtttaagtttaagagaaattttagaatttttaatctaaatttggATCAAATACTGATCTTActgtaaatttaataatctaTTGTCACTAGtttataagtataaataagatttaattacatatatatttttacaaaaaaaatactaataattcTAACAATATATCAGTGCTGAATCCGAAAATTTTCTAAGACAACTCAAGTCCCTTTTGAAAATACTAATTAATGCTGTAAACGTTCAAAATTTTCCTCTCAGATTAAGTCACGAAAAGTGTCATTCCAAGtgtatgaaaaattttcactaAATATGTTTCATGCCAAATTCAATAGTACTACTGTACATTCCAATAATAACTCTATAGTTTTAATGCTAACTATAAGCACACATCTGTCCAAGATTTTTCCTCTTAATGCgtaaaaggaaataaaaattcacTTATGACTTAAACCCGAAGGTAGGCCAGAGTAGGTaatacatattataaaaacGAACAAATAAATGTTAGATTTAGATGCTTAGCTGCTTACTGCTAATTAACCCTCTCGTGAACGATCTTTGTCGTTTTCCGCAGGctcaaattgataaaaaaaaatcatttgtaaCAGTCTAACAGATCATTAACCatttaatatatttgattGAGATGGAAACTCCACACAGCAAGACAAAGGGAAAGGTACATGAATATTCTTTTCAAAGTTGTCGTATACATACAACATGTGAGATATGGGGACAAGGAACTATTCGACGCAGTTTCAGCATCTTCAACTGGACCTGCGTGTCCTTGCTAAGACTCAAAACTTCATTcgtaccattttttttaatagatcaCAGGCAAGCTCCTTCCTAGGCGAATATTTTCTGCTGGTGACAGCAGATAATTCTCACAGCCTTGTGCCGTCTAGAAGCATTAATGGTTTTACAAAAACATAATCTCCATTGTTTTTCTTACGAGTAAAATAATTAGCGAATTAAAATTCTTAGGAAAGCTTCTTTAGGATCACAATGATGTatgatatttacttattaagaCATTGGTGATGTAATTAGGTgagaaaaagtaataaaaataaaaacaatgagGGAGAGAAAATAGTTAAGGATAACACTGAAAATAAACTCCGGCATTCTACTCAGTGCCATTACACCACCAGAACCCTAGAAATAAAAACACCAAAAACTAAAGTTACGTAAAGCAATTGCCGAAACCCTAGTTGGAAACTAAAACCGTCTACGCTAACAATTAGGAAATCACCTTATTATTACAATGTAGTACGCTTAAAGAGGAGGACATACAAAACCAGGAGGAGGAGTCTTTCCACAGGTTATCAAGGCCTGGAGAGCAAGAGGAATGAATATGTTCAGGTTAAGAAGCTTGAGCCTTATAGTAGTGCAAAGACAAATGGCTGCTTCGAGCTCTAGCAACCCTTTTAGCACTGGGCAGCAAGCATTTTCAACGGGGTTTCCTAGCCCTATGTGCACCAAACCTCCAAGAACATCCAAACAAAGCCCTAGCTTAAGTGCATTGATTGGACAAGTGGGTTGAGTAGTAGGTGGAGGGTTAAGTCCCGGAACATTGCCGCCTCCTCCGCCACCTCCTCCTCCACCACCTCCACCGCCGCCACCTCCACCGCCGCCACCTCCACCGCCGCCGCCGCCAGGCGGTGTGTAAGGTGGATAAGTAGAAGGTGGTGGAATTGTGACCGGAGGGTTTGTGACAGGAGGTGTAATTACCGGAGGATGTGTAATTGGAGGGACTGTGACTGGTGGTGGGGGAAAAATGATTGGAGGGGCAATAATTGGCGGCCTTTTGGATGGTGGTGATACTTTCGGGGGGTGACCTCCATGATGTGGCGGGTGTTTGGTGCGTGGTGGGTTCGGGTGGGGAATTTTCGGATGAGTCTTCGGAGGGCTTGGACGGTGATATGGTGGATGTGAATGTGGCGGTTGACAAGGAACACAAGCGTATATTGGCGGCAATGACATTAACATGGAAATcaagaagatgaagaacatAGCTGTAACCTTTGAACCCATGGCTTAGCTAATAGGGTTCTTCAAAAATTAAGGTCACTTGCCACTTgttcttcctctggttttgaTAGTGTTAATCATAgcatttatttatagttgacATTTATGTGTAACCGGCCCGTGACTTGGTAATTTCTTGATTGCATGGAGAAAAAACTTGTAGTAACACAAGTAGTTGCGCGAATACGTTGAAGTACATGGAGAATTCAAAtagtattattttgaaataaaattataaaatttggagTGTTGTTGGTCCATTGCAAATTTCAAGATTGAGTCCGTGACTATGGCTCAGTTGAATCCGTGAAGTTAATTTCAGAGCCTGTACAGTTCACAAATTTCCATGGCTAGCTAGCTTGATCTCTTTGATCGTATTGGAATATTACCATATTTCCTTCATTTTACTTCTTTTAGTCCCTTATTTGCTTTTCTGggttcattttctttaagatGGGTCCTCGAGAGGGATTTTAGAGCTAACTAATTAAGTTGGTAAAGCATATGGGTTCTTGTACTTGGTCCATGCTCTATTATTTCTGTTGGCTGTTAGTGATCAAATGTAGCCTGAGTCAAGCCAGATGGAGATTAAATTTTGTACACCAGGATATATTTACATTGTTTTTTGAGTTCCTTTCACCAAGTACACATGTGaactttgttttgtttcacaATATTTAAATGGAAGCTTCAAactaaaatcatcaaaataccTTCTCTGGATGACTAGGCAAGCCAAGATCGCCCATAGAAAGTTACCCTGATTCATCCCATTACAGCATTACTTGCGTTACCTTATTACCAGGACTAAAGCCAAATTTTCATCTCCCAGATCACAATCTTAAGTATAAGCATTGTGTTAccccaaaataataataataataaaattacgtGAATTGTCGCTTTCATTGTAAGCACCACGCGACTTTTTGATTTGCACTTACAGTGCCACTGCCACCTCCCTAGTCCCTAGTCCCTCCCATATATACAATATATACTCGACGTACGTTAGCTGTTTTGGTGGTTTGGTGAAGACTTGACAACAGGAGCCGGTCGCCCAACACTAGACCTAGTTAATTTAGGAACCATAGTTGCATATCATACGTGATATGATTGTTGTAAACTTGTAAAGCTTTAGTTATCTCAGGAGAGACCCATTCTTTTCTCTATAGCAGCTTAGAATAGATAAGCAGGGGCTTGCCAAAATATGCTGGAGCAAAACTTGTATACACCGATGAGGTGATAGGACCAGCCATTGGCCCATTGGTGCTTTGTCAAATGATGGGAGTAGTTGGTCTTAGTATAGGACTATAAGTGggtataataattaataagatccattaaaattaatattaaaaaaaaaaattgagggcACGTGATAGAGTATTTATGGCTGCCTGGCACTGGCTGGCCAAAAACAATTTAAGA encodes:
- the LOC102617861 gene encoding 14 kDa proline-rich protein DC2.15, translated to MGSKTSASLALFLAVNILFFALVTACGSCPSPKPKPKPKPTPSPSGASCPRDALKLGVCANVLNGLLNVTIGTPPVQPCCTLIQGLADLEAAVCLCTAIKANILGINLNIPLSLSLLLNVCSKSVPRGFQCA
- the LOC102618145 gene encoding 36.4 kDa proline-rich protein, which translates into the protein MGSKVTAMFFIFLISMLMSLPPIYACVPCQPPHSHPPYHRPSPPKTHPKIPHPNPPRTKHPPHHGGHPPKVSPPSKRPPIIAPPIIFPPPPVTVPPITHPPVITPPVTNPPVTIPPPSTYPPYTPPGGGGGGGGGGGGGGGGGGGGGGGGGGGNVPGLNPPPTTQPTCPINALKLGLCLDVLGGLVHIGLGNPVENACCPVLKGLLELEAAICLCTTIRLKLLNLNIFIPLALQALITCGKTPPPGFVCPPL